The DNA region ATGCGATGATCCCCAAGCAAGTACCGGAAGCTCGCTTCGTGCTGGCCTATCAGCAGAGCAACATCACCCGAAACGTCAGCCAGCACTTGATCTCTTTGTCTTACACCGACTATCTCACAGGCCAGGCTGACAGTCTGGAGGTCGAACTGGAGGACACCGAGGGTAAGTGGCGTGATGGCTGGTATCCAGGGCATGGCGACAGCTTGACCCTGTCCATTGGCTGGGAAGGCGAGCCGCTACGCGCCCTTGGCCGGTTTGAGATCGATGAGGTAGAGCTTAATTGCCCGCCCTCGACGATCACCATTCATGGCTTGGCCACCGGTATTAAGGCGGCATTGCGGACCACCGAACACCACGCTTATGAAAACACCACCCTGGATGCCGTGGCCAAGCAGATCGCGGCACGTCAGGGGCTGGAGCTGATCGGCAGTATTGAGCCGATCAAGCTCGACCGGCTGACTCAGCAGGAGTCCGATCTGACCTTCCTGCGCAACTTGGCAGCCGAATATGACTACGCTTTCAAGGTGACCGGCAACCGTATGGTCTTTCATGCCATCAGTGAGTTGGCCAAGGGCGCCCCGGTGGCAACGCTGGTGCTCCAGGACTTAACCAGTGTGAACTTGCGCGATCAGATCAAAAGCGTCCCTCAAGCCATCGAGGTAAAGCACAAAGAACCCGCAAAGAAGAAACTGATTGCCTACAAAATCGAAAATGGTGAAACCGTCGCGGTGCCCAGCAGCGTGAGCAAGGCGACCACCAGCGGTGATACCAAAAAGAGCCGCAAGCGCAGTGCCTCCGCCGAAGAGTCCAAGGCCAAAGCCAAAGCGGACCTGGCCAAGGCTAACCGCGAACGCACTACCGGCAGTTGGGGCGCGATGGGTCGGCCGAACCTGCTCAGCGGCAATGTGGTGACCTTGGTAGCGGCGGGTAAACTCGGCGGGAACTACCTGATCACATCTTCACAACACCGGATGACTCGCAGTGGTTACACCGTGGAAAAGTCAGTCTGCCGCATCTCGGCACCCTCGATCACATTGACCCAAGAGAGCACCAAGCCGGACCTGGCTTTAACAACCTACGGCATTCAGCAAGAAGTGGTGGCGTGACAATGGGGAGCCAAACTGATGGGTGTTGAGTTGGAGTACGGTGAAGTCAGCGCCGTGGATCACCTGACTTGTCGCATCCGAGTGCGTCTGGATGACCGCGATGGGGTTGAGAGCTACTGGCTCAACGTGCCCCAACGCAACACACAGGGCACGAAGCGGCGGCCTTTGATGCCAGAGCTGAATGAACAGGTCGCCGTGTTGCTGGACTCTGATGGCGTGGGCGGTGTTTACCTGGGCGGAATCTACTCATCGGCCGAACCGCCGCCGGTTGTCGATGAAGACACTGACTATGTGCGCTTCAGTGATGGAACTGTCTCGACATACGACCGTGCGGCCGGGGTAATGACGTTGGACAACGTCGGGGCTTTGCTTTTGAAGTGCGGCCGGAACATCACCGTTGAATCGGGTGAACCGGTGTTGGTGAAGGCACCGTCAGCAACGTTGCACATACCGCAGGTCACCTTGAATGGAAACCTGAAGTTGAACGGCAACCTGATGGTAGATGGCAACGTCAATGCAACAGGTACGGTCATGGATGGCGGTGGAAACTCAAACCATCACACCCACTAGCTCTCTTTAAACTCGATTAAAAGCCTCACCGTCCACTCCCTCGCATCATGGGTGCATGACGACACCCATTCCCTACACCAGCATCACCGCCGCCCACTGGCAGCCTGCCCTCGGAACATCCGGCGAGGTGGTCGAGGGCCTGCGCGATATCGACCAAGCCATCCGCATTGTCCTTACTACACCCAAGGGCAGTGACGCTCATCGGCCGGACTTCGGCAGTGATCTTCATTTATATATCGACTGGCCCGTCAACCGTGTTACCCCGCACCTGGTGCGTGAAGCGGTCGACGCTATCCGTCGCTGGGAGACCCGAGTCTCAGTCGTCCAGATACTGGTGCGCATTGAAGACTCGCGCATCATTTTGCGCGTGCAGTGGCGGGTTGCGGATGGTGTCGCCCAGATGACAGAGGTGCCCTATGCGCGAGCTGCCTAAGCCAATATTCATCCAGATTGATCCGGCTGCAACTGAGGCGGATCTGATCGCAAGGTACGAGGCGAAGGCGAACAAAACACTTTATCCAGCCCAAGTTGAGCGGCTGTATATCGACCAAATCGCCTACGCCGTGACCCGTCTGCAGATGGGTATTCAGAATGCGGGTGAGCAACTGCTGGTTCGGTTTGCGAAAGGACCAATCCTTGACTACCTCGGTGAGTTGGTCGCCACACCTAGACTGTTGGCGGTGTCTGCGCGTTGTGCGCTTCGATTCAGCATGCCAGCGGCAGTGCAGCAGCCCTTACTCATTCGGGCCGGAACTCGCGTCAGTACCCAGGACGCCAAGCTCGCCTTTCTCACTGACCAAGACGTCATCATCCCCGTTGGCCAGGCCCAGATCAGCGTGACGGCAACCTGTCTGACCGCTGGTGAGCTTGGCAATGGCTGGGCTGTGGGCCAAATCAGCAGTATTGGTAATCCGCCTGCATCTGGACTGACTGCGACAAACACCATTGTCACGGCGGATGGTGCCGAGGACGAAGAAGACGACCGCTATCGCGAGCGGATCATCCTGGCACCCGAAGCCTTCAGCAATGCCGGTAGCCGTGGAGCTTATCGTTACCACGCCCTGGCCGTGCATCAGTCGATCGTAGACGTTGCCGTTCATGGACCGGATGAAGGGCAACCGGATGGTCATGTTGCGCTATTCCCTCTGACCGACGCAGGCCTGCCCTCGGCGGATCTGCTGCAACGGGTCAAAGACCAGGTCAGTGGCGAAAAGCTGCGCCCCCTGTGCGATACGGTTCATGCCTATCCACCAACCGAAGTCACCTACCAGATCAAGGCTCGCATTACCTTTTACGACACGGCAGATCGTATTGAAGCTATGAAGGATGCCAAAGTTGCGGCCGAGGCTTATGCCGTTGAACGCCGTGCAGGTCTCGGTCGCGATATTGTCCAAGAACAACTGACCGCGCTGCTGCAGGTGAATGGCGTCTATCGGGCTGATCTGGAGTTCCCGAGCGCTCTGCGTGAATTGGTCGGTAACGAGTGGGCTAACTGCACCTCGATCCAGCTGGTCGACGCAGGTATGGCACATGGCTGACCAGCAGCTACCACCAGCCTTGGCGGGTGACGAACGTTTTGCTCTGCTGTGCGAGCTGCTCAATGAGACGCTGGACGGCCTCGATATTGACGCAATGTTGGTTTACCTGGTTGACCTGGTGAAGCCTCAGTTATTACCGACCTTGGCAGAGCAGTTCTCTCTCCTCGATGAGGCCGCCTGGATGCTGGCCGAGTCGGAGGACGCTAAACGCAGCCTGATCAAGAACTCTGCTCAGCTGCATCGCTACAAAGGCACGCCCTGGGCAATCCGCGAAGTCATACGTCTGCTCGGCTTCGGCGAGGTGACGCTTCAGGAAGGCTTGGGGAACCAGGTGCGTGATGGTTCCATCACCAGGGATGGGAGCCATGTCCACGGAGATCCTTCTGCATGGCCGCTTTATAGGGTCTTCCTTGAGCGAGCCATCACCAATGACCAAGCTGCGCTTTTGCGCCGCCTTCTTCTTTCCGTCGCTCCGGCTCGCTGCCGGCTGGTGTCGCTCGACTATCAGTCGGTCGCTATCAGGCATAACGGCTTCGCTCGCCGCGACGGCCAATACAACCATGGGAGCAGCTAATGGCCGATCTACCTGAAATAGCCGAATGGACAACGGGCATTTACCAGCTTGAAACATCCGACCCCGTATTGGGCGGCCCGGAAGGTATCGACAACCTACAAGGCAAACAGCTGGCCAACCGAACCGCTTACCTCAAACAGCATATAGGCGCTCTGGAGTCTGGCGATACGGCCTCGGGCAAGGCCAGTGTTCTGGCGACTGCCCGCACGATTTCGTTGACCGGTGATGGGACTTGGTCGGTTTCTTTTGATGGCAGCGGTAATGTGTCCGCAGGGTTCACCCTATCCAATATCGGCGTCGTTGCGGGTACCTACGGCAAAGTCACTGTCAACGCCAAGGGATTGGTTACGGCTGGGTCCAGTCTCGCGGCAGGTGACATACCCTTGTTGGACTGGTCGAAAATCACCACTGGACGGCCAACCACTCTTGACGGCTATGGGATTGGTCTGCCGTCCCAGCTGCAGGCAGAAACCGGAACTGATAACACCTTGCCCATGACTCCGTTGCGTGTTTTTCAAGCCATCGCAAAGGTCATCACCCAGGCTACAGAGGGAGCGTTTGGATGGTTAAAGATTGCTACGCAGAGCCAGGTTGTCGCGGGTACCGATGATACTGCCGCCGTTACCTCAAAAAAGCTCAGAGCAGGATTCGTTCTCTATTGGTCAGCTCCGACGGGTGCGGGGTACATCGCCCTTCCAACCTGGCTAGGGGGATACATCATTCAAACTGGCCAAGTGAACTCGGCAGTAGATGACGTCATTACCATTCTTCCAACCGCCTTCCCCAACACCTTCATGCAGGTGATGGTCTGTAACGGATACACGGCAGGGTCGGGATCCATTGGGTATCTGGCAGCTTCAGCTAGGGATGCGTCCTCAATAGTGTCAAGAGGATCAAGCGCATCACTTGGGGCTCGATACATTGCAATCGGAAAATGAGGTTCTAAATGAAGATTTATTGGAGTTCTGAAACGGGTGGTTTCTATGACTCAAGAATCAACAGCGCTTTGCCCGCTGGATCGATAGAAATTACTAGCGAGTATCGCGAATTGCTCATTAAAGGCATGCAGGAAAAGCGTGTGGTGGTAGCAACCGCTGACGGTTATCCGGTTCTACAAGCCCCTCCACCCCCAACTGCTGAACAAGTCGCGATGGTCGAGCGCGCATGGCGAGATGAAGCGCTGGATGGCATTAAATGGCTCCGAGATCGTCATCGTGACGAGCAGGACATGGGCTTGCCCACGACTCTTGGAGTAACCCAATTCTCTGAGCTTCTAAGCTATATGCAAGCACTACGTAGCTGGCCGCAATCGCCTGAGTTTCCCAACGTAGAGGGCCGACCTGTGCCCCAGCAATGGATTGTCGACCAAGCGTCCTAGCGACCTGTGAGAAGCGATTAGCTCTAGAAAGAGGGCTGTCAGCTCAAGTGTTCGAGCACTTGAGCTGACCGCCAACCAGCAGACGAATCCTGCAAGCCAGCCAAGGCCCTCTGCTCACGCGCGAGCGGCAGGGAGCCTACCAGAAGCCCAAAAGGTTTGCAGATGATGCAAGAAATACGTTGTGGGCACTGCGGTCGGAAGTTGGCCGCAGTGCATGGTTTTATTGAATTACAAATCAAGTGTCCGCGTTGTCGAACACTCAATCACCTGAAGGCCGAGAGCCTCCTGACACCGCCGTTGAGCGCACCAAGCCATCAGGAGGCACCATGTACGCACAACCGATCATCCCTTGGATAGGCGGCAAACGCCGCCTCGCCGACCGGATTTTCCCACTGTTTCCAGCTCATAGCTGCTACGTCGAACCGTTTGCCGGAGGTGCTGCGCTGTTCTTCCTCCGGCCAGTGCCGGCCGAGGTGGAGGTGCTCAATGACGTCAACGGTGACCTGATCAATCTTTACCGTGTCGTTCAGAACCACCTGGAGGAGTTCGTCAGGCAGTTTAAATGGGCTTTATCGAGCCGCCAGGTGTTCAAGTGGCTGCAGATGACCCGACCGGAGACACTCACCGATATACAGCGGGCAGCTAGGTTCTATTACCTGCAGCAGTCGGCCTTCGGTGCCCGTGTAAACGGCCAAAGCTACGGCACCGCCACGACCACACCACCAGGCCTCAACTTGCTGCGACTAGAAGAAACCCTATCAGCTGCTCACCTTCGGTTGAGCAGCACCTATATAGAACACCTGAGCTGGTACGAGGTGATGAAGAAGTACGACCGCGAACACACGCTGTTCTATTGCGACCCGCCGTACTGGCAGACCGAGGGCTACAGTGTACCGTTCGAATTTGATCAGTACGAGTTGATGGCCAAGCTCCTGGGCGAGATCAAAGGCAAGGCCATCATCAGCCTCAACGATCACCCAGATATTCGCAGAGTTTTTGCCGGCTATCACATGGAGACAACCGACATTAAGTACACCGTTGGCGGTGGGAAAGGGAGCGAGGCGAAGGAGGTACTGATATTCAGCTGGGACATTCAGGCCGAACCGGCCGGCCTGTTTTGAAATTCTATTGCAAAGGGTGCAAATGAACCTGAAGCTATTTATCTCGCATCAGGGCGCGTATTTTTCGCGCCCGGCATCACCTCATCCCCAAACGCCGGCCGCTTACACCCATCCCCCCCAGGGCACTCACTCAACCCCAACGGATCAACCCACCCTGTCGGGCTCCGCGTGTACTGATACCCGTTTAACCCGCCCGCCAACTTGCTCGGATCCGGCGTCAAATACCGTCCAATATCCGGATTGTAGTAGCGATGCCGGTTGTAATGCAGGCCCGTTTCCGCGTCGAAGTACTGCCCTTGAAACCTCAATGGCTGATCAAGCACCTGATGGGTGTCGCGGTTGAGGCGAGTCAGGCGGCCATAGGCTGTGTATCGGGCGGCCCAGATGATGTCGCCGCTGTAGTCGGTGAGTTCTTGCGGTGTGCCGAGGTGGTCGAGTTGGTAGTAGAACGGGCAGGCCTGGTGTGGGCCTTTGCCGTCGAGCATGGCCAGCGGGCGGAAGCTGCCCGGTTCGTAGACGTAGCTGCGGTAATGCTCGCGGTTGCTTTCGGCGATGAGGTGGTCGCCCTGCCAGAAGAACTCGGTGGTTTTGCCGTCGACGGTTTTGCTGATGCGGCGGCCGAAGGCGTCGTAGCGGTAGGTCGCCTGGCTGCCGTTGGGCAGGGTGGCTCCGATCAGCCGATGTTGGCAGTCGTAGCGGTACTCGGTGATCAGTTTTTGCCCGGTGCCGCGGCGCTCGCGGATCAGGTTGCCAAAGGCGTCGTAGTCGTAATGGCGGTCGCCTTGCATGAGCAGGCGGTTGCCTTTGACGGTGGCCGGGCCAGGACGATCCTGCATCAGCAGGTTGCCCGCCGGATCGTGGGCGAAGCTTTCCGGTTGTTGATCGCGGGAGTGTCGGACGCG from Pseudomonas sp. ACM7 includes:
- a CDS encoding phage late control D family protein; the protein is MDAMIPKQVPEARFVLAYQQSNITRNVSQHLISLSYTDYLTGQADSLEVELEDTEGKWRDGWYPGHGDSLTLSIGWEGEPLRALGRFEIDEVELNCPPSTITIHGLATGIKAALRTTEHHAYENTTLDAVAKQIAARQGLELIGSIEPIKLDRLTQQESDLTFLRNLAAEYDYAFKVTGNRMVFHAISELAKGAPVATLVLQDLTSVNLRDQIKSVPQAIEVKHKEPAKKKLIAYKIENGETVAVPSSVSKATTSGDTKKSRKRSASAEESKAKAKADLAKANRERTTGSWGAMGRPNLLSGNVVTLVAAGKLGGNYLITSSQHRMTRSGYTVEKSVCRISAPSITLTQESTKPDLALTTYGIQQEVVA
- a CDS encoding phage baseplate assembly protein V; amino-acid sequence: MGVELEYGEVSAVDHLTCRIRVRLDDRDGVESYWLNVPQRNTQGTKRRPLMPELNEQVAVLLDSDGVGGVYLGGIYSSAEPPPVVDEDTDYVRFSDGTVSTYDRAAGVMTLDNVGALLLKCGRNITVESGEPVLVKAPSATLHIPQVTLNGNLKLNGNLMVDGNVNATGTVMDGGGNSNHHTH
- a CDS encoding GPW/gp25 family protein, yielding MTTPIPYTSITAAHWQPALGTSGEVVEGLRDIDQAIRIVLTTPKGSDAHRPDFGSDLHLYIDWPVNRVTPHLVREAVDAIRRWETRVSVVQILVRIEDSRIILRVQWRVADGVAQMTEVPYARAA
- a CDS encoding baseplate J/gp47 family protein, whose product is MRELPKPIFIQIDPAATEADLIARYEAKANKTLYPAQVERLYIDQIAYAVTRLQMGIQNAGEQLLVRFAKGPILDYLGELVATPRLLAVSARCALRFSMPAAVQQPLLIRAGTRVSTQDAKLAFLTDQDVIIPVGQAQISVTATCLTAGELGNGWAVGQISSIGNPPASGLTATNTIVTADGAEDEEDDRYRERIILAPEAFSNAGSRGAYRYHALAVHQSIVDVAVHGPDEGQPDGHVALFPLTDAGLPSADLLQRVKDQVSGEKLRPLCDTVHAYPPTEVTYQIKARITFYDTADRIEAMKDAKVAAEAYAVERRAGLGRDIVQEQLTALLQVNGVYRADLEFPSALRELVGNEWANCTSIQLVDAGMAHG
- a CDS encoding phage tail protein; translation: MADQQLPPALAGDERFALLCELLNETLDGLDIDAMLVYLVDLVKPQLLPTLAEQFSLLDEAAWMLAESEDAKRSLIKNSAQLHRYKGTPWAIREVIRLLGFGEVTLQEGLGNQVRDGSITRDGSHVHGDPSAWPLYRVFLERAITNDQAALLRRLLLSVAPARCRLVSLDYQSVAIRHNGFARRDGQYNHGSS
- a CDS encoding phage tail assembly chaperone is translated as MKIYWSSETGGFYDSRINSALPAGSIEITSEYRELLIKGMQEKRVVVATADGYPVLQAPPPPTAEQVAMVERAWRDEALDGIKWLRDRHRDEQDMGLPTTLGVTQFSELLSYMQALRSWPQSPEFPNVEGRPVPQQWIVDQAS
- a CDS encoding Com family DNA-binding transcriptional regulator, whose amino-acid sequence is MQEIRCGHCGRKLAAVHGFIELQIKCPRCRTLNHLKAESLLTPPLSAPSHQEAPCTHNRSSLG
- a CDS encoding DNA adenine methylase, translated to MYAQPIIPWIGGKRRLADRIFPLFPAHSCYVEPFAGGAALFFLRPVPAEVEVLNDVNGDLINLYRVVQNHLEEFVRQFKWALSSRQVFKWLQMTRPETLTDIQRAARFYYLQQSAFGARVNGQSYGTATTTPPGLNLLRLEETLSAAHLRLSSTYIEHLSWYEVMKKYDREHTLFYCDPPYWQTEGYSVPFEFDQYELMAKLLGEIKGKAIISLNDHPDIRRVFAGYHMETTDIKYTVGGGKGSEAKEVLIFSWDIQAEPAGLF